The following coding sequences lie in one Flavobacterium cyclinae genomic window:
- a CDS encoding head GIN domain-containing protein — protein sequence MKHSLRIIALLLTITFTSCNGNLNLINGIEGSGNVITEKREITSPFTKIAVSTGIEVILEQGSNTNVEVEVDDNLMQYIVTKVENGTLIVKIEGTINMMESAIVRIKHNTIEGLESSSGASIKTINRITGTNLSIKSSSGSTIKADVEYENVNCESSSGSEIKVSGKALTLETKSSSGSDLNAKELAANEITSQSSSGSHTTVQPIVVLNAKASSGSAINYVKEPKQVIKEESSGGSVSFN from the coding sequence ATGAAACATTCATTAAGAATAATTGCGTTATTACTTACTATAACATTTACATCTTGTAATGGCAATTTAAATTTAATTAACGGAATAGAAGGCAGTGGAAATGTAATTACTGAAAAAAGAGAGATTACATCACCTTTTACAAAAATTGCTGTAAGCACTGGAATTGAAGTGATTTTAGAACAAGGTTCAAACACAAATGTTGAAGTTGAAGTTGATGATAATTTAATGCAATATATTGTGACCAAAGTAGAAAACGGAACTTTAATTGTAAAGATTGAGGGTACTATTAACATGATGGAAAGTGCTATTGTACGCATTAAACACAATACGATTGAAGGTTTAGAATCATCTAGTGGCGCAAGTATCAAAACAATTAATAGAATTACTGGAACAAATTTATCCATCAAATCAAGCAGTGGAAGTACTATTAAAGCAGATGTGGAATATGAAAATGTAAATTGTGAATCTTCAAGCGGTAGCGAAATTAAAGTAAGTGGTAAAGCATTAACATTAGAAACAAAATCTTCAAGTGGAAGCGATCTTAATGCTAAAGAACTTGCCGCTAATGAAATTACATCGCAATCTAGTAGCGGAAGTCATACAACTGTTCAGCCAATTGTAGTATTAAACGCCAAAGCATCTAGCGGAAGTGCTATCAATTATGTAAAAGAACCTAAACAAGTAATTAAAGAAGAATCTTCAGGAGGAAGTGTGAGCTTTAACTAA
- a CDS encoding GIN domain-containing protein produces MTKKISFLIAFVMLTTFSVAQKKEKIKGSKIVTVSVKEIPSFESVEINDNFEVFLVKSEKPSIEIEADDNLHEIINYEVAGGTLRVTSLRDVSGAKKFAIRINYTSELNLITAKNESTIHALADLELENITVKNYDSSKSFLNVKSDYFALILNDKSEAEINVKSDNTSLELSKNAELRALINSKDLKLDMYQKSKAEIEGNTKDAKMRLDNNSLLTAKKLVISDLELIIENYAKCFINVSDSLLLMASGKTEIELLGDSKIQISKFTNNATLYKKEK; encoded by the coding sequence ATGACAAAAAAAATTTCTTTCCTAATTGCATTTGTAATGCTTACGACTTTTTCTGTTGCTCAGAAAAAAGAAAAAATAAAAGGCTCTAAAATTGTAACGGTTTCCGTAAAAGAAATCCCTTCTTTTGAAAGTGTAGAAATTAACGACAATTTTGAAGTTTTCTTAGTGAAATCTGAAAAACCTTCAATAGAAATTGAAGCAGATGACAATCTTCACGAAATTATTAATTACGAAGTTGCAGGCGGAACATTAAGAGTTACTTCATTAAGAGACGTTTCGGGTGCTAAAAAATTTGCCATTCGAATAAATTATACAAGTGAACTAAATTTGATTACTGCCAAAAACGAAAGTACTATTCATGCATTAGCCGATTTAGAATTGGAAAATATTACGGTTAAAAATTATGATAGTTCAAAGTCGTTTCTTAATGTAAAATCTGATTATTTTGCCTTAATCTTAAATGATAAATCAGAAGCTGAAATTAATGTAAAATCAGATAATACTTCTTTAGAACTAAGTAAAAATGCCGAATTAAGAGCATTAATTAATTCGAAGGATTTAAAATTAGATATGTATCAGAAAAGTAAAGCAGAAATTGAAGGGAATACCAAAGATGCTAAAATGAGATTAGACAATAATTCTTTACTTACAGCAAAAAAATTAGTTATTTCAGATTTAGAACTAATAATTGAAAACTATGCTAAATGCTTTATTAATGTTTCGGATAGCCTTTTATTAATGGCTTCTGGCAAAACAGAAATCGAATTATTAGGAGATTCCAAAATTCAAATTAGTAAGTTTACCAATAATGCAACTTTGTATAAAAAAGAAAAATAA
- a CDS encoding DUF4442 domain-containing protein, producing the protein MQFTPSKLNAFMFLKLPSAFWSGVRVKSISPEVCEVTVKHRWFNQNPFNSMYFAVQAMAAEFTTGALVMFQIKQSGKNISMLVAQNKSVFTKKATGRITFTCNQGSLIKETIQKAVDTNEGQTIWLTSIGKNEKGEQVSEMQFEWTIKVRG; encoded by the coding sequence ATGCAGTTTACACCATCAAAATTGAATGCTTTTATGTTTTTAAAATTACCTTCTGCTTTTTGGAGTGGGGTAAGAGTAAAATCAATTTCACCCGAAGTTTGCGAGGTTACCGTTAAACATCGTTGGTTTAACCAAAACCCATTTAACTCAATGTATTTTGCAGTGCAAGCCATGGCAGCGGAGTTTACAACAGGAGCTTTAGTAATGTTTCAAATCAAACAAAGTGGAAAAAATATTTCAATGTTGGTAGCACAAAATAAAAGCGTATTTACAAAAAAGGCAACTGGAAGAATTACGTTTACTTGTAATCAAGGTAGCTTAATAAAAGAAACGATTCAAAAAGCAGTCGATACTAATGAAGGGCAAACTATTTGGTTGACTTCAATAGGAAAAAACGAAAAAGGTGAACAAGTTTCCGAAATGCAATTTGAATGGACGATTAAAGTTAGGGGTTAG
- a CDS encoding nucleotide exchange factor GrpE, which yields MENNNTENVSENQGINAPEQTIEEQLQEELAKEKDKFLRLFAEFENYKKRTTKERIDLFKTANQEVLQAMLPVLDDFDRAWAQISKSQEEALVTGVQLIHDKLKSTLVAKGLEEVEVKTGDAFDADFAEAITQIPAPSDDLKGKIVDVIEKGYKLGDKIIRFPKVVIGQ from the coding sequence ATGGAAAACAATAACACTGAGAATGTTTCGGAAAATCAAGGGATTAATGCTCCAGAACAAACAATTGAAGAGCAATTACAAGAGGAATTAGCGAAAGAAAAAGATAAATTTTTACGACTTTTTGCTGAATTTGAAAATTATAAAAAACGCACAACTAAAGAGCGTATCGATTTGTTTAAAACAGCAAATCAAGAAGTTTTACAAGCCATGTTACCTGTTTTAGATGATTTTGATAGAGCATGGGCTCAAATTTCTAAATCGCAAGAAGAAGCTTTAGTTACGGGAGTTCAATTGATTCATGACAAATTAAAATCAACTCTAGTTGCTAAAGGGTTAGAAGAAGTTGAAGTAAAAACAGGTGATGCTTTTGATGCTGATTTTGCAGAAGCAATTACTCAAATTCCTGCTCCTTCAGATGATTTAAAAGGTAAAATTGTTGATGTAATTGAAAAAGGATATAAATTAGGTGACAAAATCATCCGTTTCCCAAAAGTTGTTATCGGACAATAA
- the dnaJ gene encoding molecular chaperone DnaJ, with protein MKKDFYEILGITKSATPEEIKKAYRKKAIEFHPDKNPGNKEAEENFKLAAEAYEVLSDPDKKARYDQYGHQAFENGGFGGGHHMNMDDIFSQFGDIFGGAFGGGGFSGFGGGFGGGGQRRVKGSNLRIKVKLSLEEIANGVEKKVKVKRKVQAKGVTYRTCPTCNGSGQIMKVANTILGRMQTATTCHVCSGSGQILDQKPAGADAQGMLLEDDTVSIKIPAGVVDGMQLKVAGKGNEAPGTNSIPGDLIVAIEEIEHEFLKREGENLHFDLYISFAEAALGVSKEIDTVSGKVRIKLEEGIQSGKILRLKGKGIPSLNSYGNGDLLVHVNVWTPKTLNKEQKQFFEKMLTDENFIPKPEKTDKSFFEKVKDMFS; from the coding sequence ATGAAAAAAGATTTTTACGAAATATTAGGCATCACTAAAAGTGCTACTCCTGAGGAAATTAAGAAAGCCTATCGCAAGAAAGCAATTGAATTTCACCCTGATAAAAATCCAGGTAATAAAGAAGCAGAAGAAAATTTCAAATTGGCAGCGGAAGCTTATGAAGTTTTAAGTGATCCTGACAAAAAGGCTCGCTACGATCAATACGGTCACCAAGCATTTGAAAATGGTGGTTTTGGTGGCGGTCATCATATGAATATGGATGATATTTTCAGTCAGTTTGGTGATATTTTCGGCGGTGCTTTTGGAGGTGGAGGTTTCTCTGGCTTTGGAGGAGGCTTTGGAGGTGGAGGCCAACGCAGAGTGAAAGGAAGTAATCTTCGCATTAAAGTGAAATTATCGCTAGAGGAGATTGCAAATGGTGTTGAAAAGAAAGTAAAAGTAAAACGTAAAGTTCAAGCTAAAGGCGTTACTTACAGAACTTGTCCAACTTGTAATGGTTCGGGACAAATTATGAAAGTAGCCAATACGATTTTAGGTAGAATGCAAACCGCAACAACCTGTCATGTTTGTAGTGGTTCTGGTCAAATTTTAGATCAAAAACCTGCTGGTGCTGATGCACAAGGAATGTTGTTAGAAGACGATACGGTTTCAATCAAAATTCCAGCTGGAGTTGTTGATGGAATGCAATTAAAAGTGGCAGGAAAAGGTAACGAAGCGCCAGGAACAAATAGTATTCCTGGAGATTTAATTGTAGCAATCGAAGAAATTGAACACGAATTTTTAAAGCGTGAAGGTGAAAACTTACATTTCGATTTATATATTAGTTTTGCCGAAGCCGCTTTAGGGGTTTCTAAAGAAATTGATACTGTTTCGGGTAAAGTTCGTATAAAATTAGAAGAAGGAATTCAATCTGGAAAAATTCTACGTTTAAAAGGAAAAGGAATTCCGAGTTTGAATTCTTATGGTAATGGGGATTTACTAGTTCATGTAAATGTTTGGACACCTAAAACCCTAAATAAAGAACAAAAGCAGTTTTTTGAGAAAATGCTTACAGATGAAAACTTTATTCCAAAGCCTGAAAAGACAGACAAATCTTTTTTTGAAAAAGTTAAAGATATGTTTTCATAA
- the msrA gene encoding peptide-methionine (S)-S-oxide reductase MsrA has product MRNTIKGISLVLSFIFSSCTAKEKPIVKEEIKEPVKIKVKEGMEVATFAGGCFWCTEAIFLEIKGVKSVVSGYIGGRTINPTYKEICTGETGHAEAIQITFNPNEVAYEDLLEVFFGTHDPTTLNRQGADVGTQYRSEVFYHSEDQKLKAENYIQLLDKEKLYDKKIVTKVSAATKFYPAEEYHQNYYNQNSSQGYCQMVIAPKLEKLRKYYKSKLK; this is encoded by the coding sequence ATGAGAAATACAATTAAAGGAATATCATTGGTTTTAAGTTTCATATTTAGTTCGTGTACGGCTAAAGAAAAACCTATTGTTAAAGAAGAAATAAAGGAACCTGTAAAAATTAAAGTAAAAGAAGGTATGGAAGTTGCAACATTTGCTGGAGGCTGTTTTTGGTGTACCGAAGCAATATTTTTAGAAATAAAAGGTGTTAAAAGTGTAGTTTCAGGATATATAGGTGGAAGAACAATTAATCCTACCTACAAAGAAATTTGTACAGGAGAAACTGGTCATGCAGAAGCAATTCAAATCACTTTTAATCCTAACGAAGTAGCGTATGAAGATTTGTTAGAAGTTTTCTTTGGAACTCATGATCCTACAACTTTAAACCGTCAAGGTGCTGATGTGGGAACTCAATATAGAAGTGAAGTTTTTTATCATTCAGAAGATCAAAAATTAAAAGCAGAAAATTATATACAATTGTTAGATAAAGAGAAATTGTATGACAAAAAAATTGTGACAAAAGTTTCTGCTGCTACAAAATTTTATCCTGCAGAGGAGTATCATCAAAATTATTACAATCAAAATTCAAGTCAAGGTTATTGCCAAATGGTGATAGCACCAAAATTAGAGAAACTAAGAAAGTATTATAAATCGAAATTAAAATAG
- a CDS encoding TIGR01777 family oxidoreductase has translation MKKDKMMTVLITGATGLVGQELVNLLLQNGYTVHYLSTSKSKLVSQNNYKGFYWNPKTAEIDLNALTNVEVIIHLAGASVAKKWTAAYKEEIIESRVLSTRLLYQTLQKNTHQVKQIVSASAIGIYPDDLNYIYHEIDFQVDESFLGNVVQQWEDEVNQFEKLHIKVAKIRIGIVLAKNGGALQEMAKPIKMGVGAAFGSGFQYQSWIHIQDLAAIFQFIIHNQLEGIYNGVAPYPVTNLELTKAIAKTLGKPLFLPNIPKFVMKIMLGEMHQILFSSQHVSCRKLLELKFQFKFASLDKALHDLLK, from the coding sequence ATGAAAAAGGATAAGATGATGACGGTTTTAATTACAGGGGCTACAGGATTAGTTGGACAAGAATTGGTGAATTTATTACTTCAAAACGGGTATACTGTTCATTATTTGTCCACTTCTAAATCTAAATTGGTTTCACAAAACAACTACAAAGGTTTTTATTGGAATCCAAAAACAGCAGAAATTGATTTAAATGCTTTAACAAATGTTGAGGTTATTATTCATTTAGCTGGTGCTTCTGTTGCTAAAAAATGGACAGCAGCTTATAAAGAAGAAATTATAGAAAGCAGAGTACTTTCAACTAGATTGCTTTATCAAACGCTTCAAAAAAATACGCATCAAGTAAAACAAATTGTATCAGCTTCCGCAATAGGAATTTATCCAGATGATTTAAATTATATTTATCATGAGATTGATTTTCAGGTAGATGAATCTTTTTTAGGAAATGTAGTGCAACAATGGGAAGATGAGGTTAACCAATTTGAAAAACTACACATTAAAGTAGCTAAAATCAGAATTGGAATTGTTTTAGCCAAAAATGGTGGTGCACTTCAAGAAATGGCAAAACCAATTAAAATGGGAGTTGGTGCTGCTTTTGGATCAGGTTTCCAATATCAATCGTGGATTCATATTCAAGATTTAGCTGCAATTTTTCAATTTATAATTCACAATCAACTTGAAGGGATTTATAATGGTGTAGCCCCTTATCCAGTTACAAACTTAGAACTAACAAAAGCAATTGCAAAAACTTTGGGCAAACCATTATTTCTTCCCAATATCCCAAAATTCGTAATGAAAATAATGTTGGGAGAAATGCATCAAATCTTATTTTCAAGTCAGCATGTAAGTTGTAGAAAACTCCTTGAATTGAAATTTCAATTCAAATTTGCATCGCTCGATAAAGCTTTACACGATTTACTAAAATAA
- the folE gene encoding GTP cyclohydrolase I FolE: protein MNTTIEKEIFDIIGDNHQMTSVETPLRPDAFDKSDAEKMEVIEHHFEIIMKELGLDLTDDSLQGTPHRVAKMFVQEIFSGLNPANKPKISVFDNSYQYDKMLVEANISFNSTCEHHFLPIVGKAHIGYVSSGKVIGLSKLNRIVDYYAKRPQVQERMIMQIFNELKSVLETDNVIVVMEATHLCVSSRGIKDESSYTSTLQYGGVFNQKEFRDDFYKMIHKE from the coding sequence ATGAACACTACTATTGAAAAAGAGATATTCGACATAATTGGTGATAATCATCAAATGACATCGGTTGAAACACCGTTGCGTCCTGATGCTTTTGATAAATCTGATGCTGAAAAAATGGAAGTTATTGAGCATCATTTTGAAATCATTATGAAAGAATTAGGATTAGATTTAACTGACGACAGTTTGCAAGGAACACCACATCGCGTGGCAAAAATGTTTGTTCAAGAGATTTTTTCTGGATTAAATCCAGCAAATAAACCTAAGATTTCAGTATTTGATAATTCTTATCAATATGATAAAATGTTGGTAGAAGCAAATATCAGCTTTAATTCCACTTGCGAGCATCATTTTTTGCCAATTGTTGGGAAAGCGCATATTGGTTATGTTTCTTCAGGAAAAGTTATTGGATTGTCTAAACTCAATCGAATAGTTGATTATTATGCAAAGCGACCACAAGTACAAGAACGCATGATAATGCAAATCTTTAACGAGTTAAAATCGGTTTTAGAAACAGATAATGTTATTGTGGTGATGGAAGCAACACATTTATGTGTATCGAGTAGGGGAATTAAAGACGAATCTAGTTATACTTCAACTCTTCAGTATGGAGGTGTTTTTAATCAAAAAGAGTTTCGTGACGATTTCTACAAGATGATTCACAAAGAATAA
- a CDS encoding PadR family transcriptional regulator: MNIENTKAQMRKGVLEFCILSVLKEKDAYTSEILDSLKNAKLLVVEGTVYPLLTRLKNDGLLNYRWEESTSGPPRKYYGLTDEGKEFLQELNGTWKELSDAVNIITSQN; the protein is encoded by the coding sequence ATGAACATTGAAAACACTAAAGCACAAATGCGTAAAGGTGTTTTAGAATTCTGTATCTTATCCGTTTTAAAAGAAAAAGATGCATATACTTCTGAAATATTGGATTCGCTAAAGAATGCTAAATTACTAGTTGTGGAAGGCACAGTTTACCCACTACTAACAAGGCTAAAAAACGATGGATTATTAAATTATCGTTGGGAAGAATCAACATCGGGACCACCAAGAAAATATTACGGATTAACCGATGAAGGCAAAGAATTTTTACAAGAATTAAATGGTACCTGGAAAGAATTATCAGATGCTGTAAACATAATAACAAGTCAAAACTAA
- a CDS encoding ABC transporter ATP-binding protein: protein MSNILEVQNVVKQYGDYTALNNVSLQVPKGSIYGLLGPNGAGKTSLIRIINQITMPDNGNVILDGEKLHPDHVKHIGYMPEERGLYKTMKVGEQCLYLAQLKGMPEAEAKKQLKYWFEKFEIQGWWDKKIQELSKGMAQKIQFIVTVLHQPKLLILDEPFSGFDPVNANLIKDEIIELNKKGTSVIFSTHRMESVEEMCDYIALIHKSNKLIEGKLDDVKRQHRTNIYQVGIITNNIEGLMVSLTQKFTIGQTNFKSLNDDLKLEVHLENHSSNELISILTQFGQVTHFMEKIPTVNDIFIQTVSQ from the coding sequence ATGAGCAATATTCTCGAAGTACAAAATGTGGTGAAACAATATGGCGATTATACCGCTTTAAATAATGTTTCACTTCAAGTTCCAAAAGGTAGTATTTACGGACTTCTAGGTCCTAATGGTGCTGGAAAAACATCATTAATTCGTATTATCAACCAAATTACAATGCCCGATAATGGTAATGTGATTTTAGATGGTGAAAAGTTACATCCAGATCATGTAAAACATATTGGTTACATGCCCGAAGAACGTGGTTTGTACAAAACTATGAAAGTCGGAGAACAATGTTTGTATTTGGCACAATTAAAAGGAATGCCAGAAGCTGAAGCGAAAAAACAATTAAAATATTGGTTTGAAAAGTTCGAAATTCAAGGTTGGTGGGATAAGAAAATTCAAGAACTTTCTAAAGGTATGGCGCAAAAAATTCAGTTTATAGTAACGGTTTTGCACCAACCTAAATTATTGATTTTAGATGAACCATTCTCTGGTTTTGACCCAGTTAATGCCAATTTAATCAAAGACGAAATCATCGAATTAAATAAAAAAGGAACTTCTGTAATTTTTTCTACGCACCGAATGGAATCAGTAGAAGAAATGTGCGATTACATTGCACTGATTCATAAATCTAATAAACTTATCGAAGGAAAATTAGACGATGTGAAACGTCAGCATCGAACTAATATTTATCAAGTGGGTATTATAACTAATAATATAGAAGGATTAATGGTAAGTTTAACTCAGAAATTTACCATTGGTCAAACCAACTTCAAATCGTTAAATGATGATTTAAAATTGGAAGTACATTTAGAAAATCATTCTTCTAATGAATTGATTTCTATTCTAACACAATTTGGTCAAGTGACGCATTTTATGGAAAAAATCCCAACTGTTAACGATATATTTATTCAAACCGTAAGTCAATAA
- a CDS encoding PspC domain-containing protein, producing the protein MNKTISINLGGFFFHIDEDAYQKLSRYFDAVKRSLSPDGRDEIMKDIESRIAELFQERIKNEKQVIGLSEIEEIISIMGQPEDYKIDDEKTSYQSSSSSSTNFYYPSKRLYRDKDNGMLGGVMAGLGHYLGIDALWLRIIMVILFFGFGTGLFVYIVLWILVPEAITTTQKLEMKGEPITISNIEKKVKEGFDDITSKINNLDHEKIANTAKNGATRIGSTIEDVITTIFKVFAKLIGSFIIFFSGIALIAIIITSIILIFSSTMPENYILNNIETPIGLETPLWAQGLLFLLGFGIPLFFLLILGLKLMVNNLRSIGNYVKYSLLAVWIITVGIIISLAINEASQLAFEGKSVQKEMITVAPTDTLKIKFKNNDFYSKSKYRNHDFKITQDEGDNEIIYSNNVSIEIKYTDEVNPYLLIEKLAHGKSTSQAKKRAEKIKYNYTINGNTIVLDNYLLTAVENKFRGQEVELYLYLPKGTLFTTDESYSNYDRSDYDFFDENEYDTKNPIYRVDSDKIKCLNCLNEDIDDSLSIKVEAGDTSASIYYDENGVLVKKVVNKEGNGIISKKEEYVIKADETDKKVYKEIKDRKKNNN; encoded by the coding sequence ATGAACAAAACAATAAGTATAAATTTAGGAGGTTTTTTCTTTCACATCGACGAAGATGCCTATCAAAAATTATCGCGTTATTTTGATGCGGTGAAACGTTCACTTTCGCCTGATGGAAGAGACGAAATAATGAAAGATATTGAAAGTCGCATTGCCGAACTTTTTCAAGAGCGTATAAAAAATGAAAAACAAGTTATAGGTTTATCTGAGATTGAAGAAATAATTTCAATTATGGGACAGCCAGAAGACTATAAAATTGATGATGAGAAAACATCTTATCAATCAAGCTCATCGTCTTCAACAAATTTCTATTATCCTTCAAAAAGATTATATCGTGATAAAGATAACGGAATGTTAGGTGGTGTAATGGCAGGATTAGGACATTACTTAGGAATTGATGCCTTATGGTTACGAATCATCATGGTAATATTATTCTTTGGTTTTGGAACAGGATTGTTTGTTTACATTGTATTATGGATTTTAGTCCCAGAAGCAATCACTACTACTCAGAAACTAGAAATGAAAGGTGAACCTATTACTATTTCTAATATCGAAAAAAAAGTAAAGGAAGGTTTTGACGATATAACATCGAAAATTAACAATTTGGATCATGAAAAGATTGCCAATACAGCAAAAAATGGAGCAACTAGAATTGGTTCAACTATTGAAGATGTAATTACAACCATTTTTAAAGTATTTGCTAAATTAATTGGTTCATTTATTATATTTTTCTCAGGTATAGCACTAATTGCTATAATTATTACAAGTATCATCTTGATATTTTCATCAACAATGCCTGAAAACTATATTTTAAACAATATTGAAACACCTATTGGTTTAGAAACCCCATTGTGGGCTCAAGGATTGTTATTTCTATTAGGTTTTGGAATTCCGTTATTTTTCTTATTGATTTTAGGATTAAAATTAATGGTGAACAACTTAAGATCTATCGGAAATTATGTGAAGTATAGTTTATTAGCTGTATGGATTATTACTGTTGGAATTATTATTTCACTTGCTATTAATGAAGCTTCTCAATTAGCTTTTGAAGGAAAATCGGTTCAAAAAGAAATGATTACTGTAGCGCCTACAGATACTTTAAAAATCAAATTTAAAAACAATGATTTTTATTCGAAAAGCAAATACAGAAATCATGATTTTAAAATAACACAAGATGAAGGTGATAATGAAATCATTTATTCCAATAATGTTTCAATAGAAATCAAGTACACAGACGAAGTTAATCCGTATCTACTTATTGAAAAATTAGCACACGGAAAATCAACTTCACAAGCTAAAAAAAGAGCTGAAAAAATTAAATACAATTATACTATTAACGGTAACACTATCGTTTTAGATAATTATTTATTAACTGCTGTAGAAAATAAATTCAGAGGTCAAGAAGTTGAGCTTTACTTGTACTTACCAAAAGGAACTCTTTTTACAACCGATGAAAGTTATAGCAATTATGACAGAAGTGATTATGACTTTTTTGACGAAAACGAATACGATACAAAAAATCCAATTTACAGAGTAGATTCTGATAAAATTAAATGCTTGAATTGTTTGAATGAAGATATTGATGATAGTTTAAGTATAAAAGTAGAAGCTGGAGATACTTCTGCATCTATTTACTATGATGAAAATGGTGTACTTGTAAAAAAAGTGGTAAATAAAGAAGGAAATGGTATTATTTCAAAAAAAGAAGAATACGTTATTAAAGCAGACGAAACAGACAAAAAAGTCTATAAAGAGATAAAAGACAGAAAAAAAAATAATAATTAA
- a CDS encoding ABC transporter ATP-binding protein has translation MITAKNLHKYYDTLHVLKGVDLNIKKGEIVSIVGASGAGKTTLLQILGTLDVPTKQNDTSLEINETSILNLKDKELSKFRNLNLGFIFQFHQLLPEFTALENVCIPGFIANRDKKEVETEAKKLLSYLGLSERTHHKPSELSGGEQQRVAVARALINNPAVIFADEPSGNLDTQSAKMLHELFFKLREEFNQTFVIVTHNEELANMADRKLVMKDGLIIE, from the coding sequence ATGATAACGGCTAAAAATCTTCATAAATATTACGATACGCTTCATGTTTTAAAAGGCGTCGATTTAAACATAAAAAAGGGCGAAATTGTTTCAATTGTAGGAGCATCTGGTGCAGGAAAAACAACGTTGCTTCAAATTTTAGGTACTTTGGATGTTCCCACAAAACAAAATGATACTTCGTTAGAAATTAATGAAACTTCCATTTTAAATTTAAAAGACAAGGAACTATCAAAATTTAGAAATTTAAATTTGGGCTTTATTTTTCAATTTCATCAATTACTGCCTGAATTTACAGCTTTAGAAAATGTTTGTATCCCCGGATTTATTGCCAATAGAGATAAAAAAGAAGTAGAAACGGAAGCAAAAAAACTCCTATCCTACTTAGGTTTATCAGAAAGAACACATCATAAACCAAGCGAACTCTCGGGTGGCGAACAACAACGTGTAGCGGTTGCTAGGGCATTAATTAATAATCCAGCTGTTATTTTTGCTGATGAACCTTCTGGGAATTTAGACACACAATCGGCTAAAATGTTACACGAATTGTTTTTTAAGCTTCGAGAAGAATTTAATCAAACTTTTGTTATTGTAACTCATAATGAAGAACTAGCGAATATGGCAGATAGAAAATTAGTAATGAAAGATGGATTAATAATTGAATAA